A window from Leptothermofonsia sichuanensis E412 encodes these proteins:
- a CDS encoding TonB-dependent receptor, translating to MKSQQRHLNSLLWLSLATDLLLLGWLKMPAKASQPVSEIPASVTAQAADQTSQSTAVVESSAHSADRPTVQPSPPPVQLVPPQLTSTPGASLVSEPAIAQPSFTTPPQTDRATQSPLKAGEVRILSPTIGEVLDVPAATVVVQYIQGSQVELTINGTAVSNSLVGRTETDQVTGIVTQTWYGVALKEGENILTARATTNGATGIPTSVQVQVRGDVNQIQIRTLETRIPADGRSTATVQGQLLDDRGNRANREAMVTLMASEGEFVGADASPDQPGFQVRAIQGQFTAVLRSSLNAGTVNIRAVSGNLEAFTQLLFETNLRPSIATGVIDIRFGRRGTNFYDSFREFLPADRNNRYQFDVRGAVFATGKIGDWLLTGAFNSHRALNQTCDGPTRLFRDLQSCDQTYPTYGDNSQSTVLTPSTDSVFLRLERTSPVPGAGIDYAMWGDYNTEEFARRSQEFTAINRQLHGLKVNYNFGNLQLTGFYGNNVQGFQRDAIAPDGTSGYYFLSRRPLVEGSENVFLELEELTRPGTVLERKSLNRGPDYEIDYDRGTLLFRQPILRTDIGPNGETLVRRIIVTYQYDTPGTNSSIYAGRAVYHFSREQNRESWIGATYVKEDQGNRDFQLYGADAFISLGSSARLIVEYAHSSHLSDILGQVSGSAYRAELEGEIARGIWGRAYYRSAETGFANNATVSFVPGQTRYGAQVNARVSPTTTLRFQYDHEDNQGIAPRPLNTLEDLLTPRLEPVPGSKVDNSLTTISAGVVQKFGSAELSVDWLHRDRTDRLNPAFNTNSDQLRSRLTIPLNSRLTFLAQNETTLSAQTDAIYSDRTLLALNWQAMPGINVQLAQQFYTRGQFAGQSITSLGIAGDYKLGPNTTLSGRLSLLGTAGEMNLYGTAGIRHQIVLAPGLKMDLAYERVFGNFLGKTAAGTQFLQPFAPGQSAASLGLQSGDTYSVGLSYTDNPNFQANARFEHRTSSEGSNTVISANAVGKISPSLTALFRYQQASASNPKLNGLGDTTTLRLGLAYRNPNDDKFNALLRYEYRKNPSTIPDTILLGSGTGSVDHVFAVEAIYAPNWRWEFYGKFALRSSRSYLAQDFVNSGLVTLAQARATYRLSDRWDLVGEARWINQANAGFSETGFVAEVGYYLTPNLRLSAGYMFGRVGDRDFDGTSRSASGPYLGVTVKLNDLFRGFGLQPIPKPQETPTPVAAATTPTPFNPTPSTQPSPTVPPSNPEDILPPGPISENTPPSTQEISGSEEKELPSIPIPGTLPTSAVFLNP from the coding sequence ATGAAATCTCAACAGCGACATTTGAACTCTCTACTCTGGCTCTCCCTCGCAACGGACTTATTGTTGCTCGGCTGGCTGAAAATGCCCGCCAAAGCTTCTCAACCGGTTTCGGAAATCCCCGCTTCGGTGACTGCTCAGGCAGCAGACCAGACCAGTCAGTCAACGGCGGTTGTGGAGAGTTCCGCTCACTCAGCCGATCGCCCAACGGTTCAGCCCTCTCCACCACCTGTCCAGTTGGTTCCTCCCCAATTAACTTCAACACCCGGCGCTTCTCTGGTTTCTGAGCCAGCGATCGCCCAACCGTCCTTCACCACACCACCACAAACAGACAGAGCAACTCAATCCCCTCTGAAAGCAGGTGAAGTACGAATCCTTAGCCCAACTATTGGGGAAGTGCTGGATGTACCAGCCGCAACTGTGGTTGTGCAATACATCCAGGGTAGCCAGGTTGAACTGACCATCAATGGCACAGCCGTTTCCAACAGTCTGGTAGGCCGTACCGAAACAGACCAGGTGACTGGAATCGTGACCCAGACCTGGTACGGGGTTGCACTCAAAGAAGGCGAAAATATCCTGACAGCACGGGCCACCACAAATGGTGCTACAGGGATTCCTACCTCTGTTCAGGTGCAGGTGCGGGGGGATGTCAATCAAATCCAGATTCGTACCCTTGAAACAAGGATTCCGGCGGATGGACGTTCGACTGCCACTGTGCAGGGGCAACTGTTGGATGACCGGGGTAACCGCGCCAATCGAGAAGCGATGGTCACTTTGATGGCATCGGAAGGTGAGTTTGTCGGTGCGGATGCCAGTCCCGACCAGCCAGGCTTTCAGGTCAGAGCCATTCAGGGTCAGTTTACAGCGGTATTGCGCTCCAGCCTGAATGCGGGAACTGTGAATATCCGGGCGGTCTCTGGCAATCTGGAGGCATTCACTCAACTCCTGTTTGAAACAAATCTGCGTCCATCAATCGCTACAGGTGTTATTGACATTCGGTTTGGGCGGCGTGGCACCAACTTCTACGATAGTTTTCGAGAGTTTCTTCCGGCTGATCGCAACAATCGCTATCAGTTCGATGTCCGGGGGGCGGTGTTTGCTACGGGCAAAATTGGTGACTGGCTGTTAACGGGAGCATTTAACAGCCATCGCGCCTTAAATCAAACCTGCGACGGACCCACTCGCCTGTTTCGCGATCTGCAATCCTGCGACCAGACCTACCCCACCTACGGTGACAATTCTCAATCCACGGTTTTAACTCCCTCAACTGACAGTGTGTTTCTGCGACTGGAGCGGACTTCACCCGTACCTGGTGCCGGAATTGACTACGCCATGTGGGGCGATTACAACACGGAAGAGTTTGCCCGGCGATCGCAGGAGTTCACAGCCATCAATCGTCAACTGCACGGCCTGAAAGTCAACTACAACTTTGGTAACCTGCAATTGACCGGCTTCTATGGCAATAATGTCCAGGGTTTCCAGCGAGACGCGATCGCGCCCGATGGCACCAGTGGCTACTACTTCCTTTCCCGTCGTCCCCTGGTAGAGGGGAGTGAAAATGTTTTCCTCGAGCTGGAAGAGTTAACTCGTCCTGGCACGGTTCTTGAACGTAAATCTCTGAATCGTGGTCCCGATTACGAGATTGACTACGACCGCGGTACGTTACTGTTCCGTCAACCGATTCTGCGCACGGATATTGGCCCAAATGGTGAAACCCTGGTGCGCCGAATTATTGTGACCTACCAGTACGACACCCCGGGCACCAATAGCAGTATCTATGCGGGACGAGCTGTATACCACTTCTCGCGCGAGCAAAACCGGGAAAGTTGGATTGGTGCCACCTACGTCAAGGAAGACCAGGGAAATCGCGATTTTCAGCTATATGGAGCAGATGCCTTCATCTCTTTGGGGTCTAGTGCCCGGCTGATTGTAGAGTACGCTCACTCCAGCCATCTTTCTGACATCCTTGGGCAAGTGAGTGGCTCCGCCTATCGGGCTGAGCTAGAAGGAGAAATTGCCAGAGGCATCTGGGGAAGGGCTTACTACCGTTCTGCTGAAACTGGGTTTGCCAATAATGCCACGGTTAGCTTTGTGCCTGGCCAGACTCGCTATGGGGCCCAGGTTAATGCCAGAGTTTCCCCGACGACCACCTTGCGATTTCAGTACGACCACGAAGATAACCAGGGCATAGCCCCCCGCCCGTTAAACACCTTAGAGGATTTGCTCACTCCCCGTCTGGAGCCGGTTCCTGGTTCTAAGGTCGATAATTCGTTGACGACAATTTCAGCAGGGGTTGTGCAAAAGTTTGGCTCGGCGGAACTGTCGGTTGATTGGCTCCACCGCGATCGCACCGACCGCCTGAACCCTGCCTTCAATACCAACTCGGATCAATTGCGATCGCGGCTCACCATTCCGCTCAACTCCCGCCTGACCTTTCTGGCGCAAAATGAAACAACCCTCTCTGCCCAGACCGATGCTATTTATTCCGACCGCACCCTGCTGGCACTCAACTGGCAGGCAATGCCCGGTATCAACGTCCAGTTAGCCCAGCAGTTCTACACACGCGGGCAATTCGCTGGTCAGTCCATCACCAGTCTGGGTATTGCTGGAGACTATAAACTCGGACCCAATACAACCCTCAGCGGACGACTCTCCCTCCTGGGTACGGCTGGTGAGATGAATCTATACGGTACGGCTGGCATTCGTCACCAGATTGTCCTGGCACCAGGTCTAAAGATGGACCTGGCCTACGAACGGGTATTTGGGAATTTTTTGGGCAAAACTGCGGCTGGCACCCAATTTCTTCAACCCTTTGCTCCCGGTCAGTCAGCCGCATCCCTGGGGCTGCAATCCGGTGACACTTATAGCGTTGGCCTTTCCTACACAGATAACCCCAATTTTCAGGCGAATGCCCGGTTTGAACATCGCACCTCCTCTGAAGGCAGCAACACCGTGATTTCAGCCAATGCAGTGGGCAAAATCTCTCCCTCTCTAACCGCTCTGTTTCGCTACCAGCAAGCCAGCGCTTCTAACCCCAAGTTAAATGGACTGGGAGATACAACCACCCTCCGATTGGGCCTGGCCTATCGCAACCCGAATGATGACAAATTCAATGCCTTATTACGCTACGAGTACCGTAAAAATCCTTCTACTATTCCTGACACGATTCTGTTGGGGAGCGGGACCGGCTCTGTCGATCATGTCTTTGCTGTAGAAGCTATTTATGCTCCTAACTGGCGCTGGGAATTCTATGGCAAGTTTGCTCTGCGGAGTAGCCGCTCTTACCTGGCCCAGGATTTTGTCAATTCCGGACTGGTGACGCTGGCTCAGGCACGTGCGACCTACCGCCTGAGCGATCGCTGGGATCTGGTTGGCGAAGCCCGCTGGATTAATCAAGCCAATGCTGGCTTCAGCGAAACTGGGTTCGTGGCTGAGGTGGGTTACTACCTGACCCCTAATTTGCGTCTTTCTGCCGGCTATATGTTTGGGCGAGTGGGCGATCGCGACTTTGATGGCACGTCTCGCTCTGCCAGTGGTCCCTACCTGGGCGTCACCGTCAAGCTGAATGACCTGTTCCGCGGCTTTGGTCTCCAGCCAATCCCGAAACCCCAGGAAACTCCCACCCCTGTTGCCGCAGCTACCACTCCAACCCCATTCAACCCTACCCCATCCACCCAACCCTCTCCAACAGTTCCACCATCCAACCCTGAAGACATTCTCCCCCCTGGCCCAATTTCTGAGAACACACCCCCTTCAACCCAGGAAATTTCTGGCTCCGAAGAAAAGGAACTCCCCAGCATTCCCATCCCTGGCACGCTACCAACATCCGCCGTTTTCCTAAACCCATAA
- a CDS encoding DUF11 domain-containing protein translates to MSCPFKYLPFIGRIAGSSALLLWAISSWTNPAQAEGSRNLYPSGATGFRANLEWQANKVYGPTAPVNNSLLRRTLLYVYANAGEYILTGSSAVGVSSGATFGDVLIYNPGQITGRVGNESVPATPNFRCSTQRTSTGNPNQGRIISRTQELAGPDTITNPTNATPGNQIAGGYVPCFYQAPTSGIYAVIFHGPSGGNSSTDGSPTGDINLTSVNNFNAQQGTSVAAWDVTIRSSLTSTTDINGRLFADYLAMFTNGNGRPVESDIYIITKDGYRYATDLNGLDPNGWVMYGNDVGFYDSDGQTPLYRDVVGSNAQLSTLQGGTNLALPTHIILFNNPMTNAGALDVLTARGIPLIPTPPTVGGASFTGTVTGNTSLQNTGGTFQFTTNVPGSYEIILSRDGINFDPTDPQNRRLVGLMTTPGTQTVTWDGRDNSGNFFPVGANYPARITVRNGEYHFPLLDAENSIRGGPSFTLLNATNPLGNTTGFYDDRGYRTLGGTTVGTVGSVLCGNNPPSPPNSNLLTGFDMTSTQRAFGTASGGNTNVSCTGSFGDTKGLDLWTYIPSSPTSTTVNIIPNAPDLTISKTHAGNFTQGGTGTYTITVTNSGGLVTTGTVTVTDTLPTGLTPTAASGTGWACSIGGQTVTCTRSDVLNALASYPPITLTVSVATNAPASVTNTATVAGGNDSNTGNNSSNDPTLIDPAGAAPEILLVKRITAINGLDITTTVDDPGSTSDNAANWPGPVDPDTGISTYLRGVINAGVVRPGDSLEYTIYFLSNGGAGATNVHLCDLVPGNSTFIPASFSSTPESGIRLAIGPTITDLTNVPDADSGQFFNPGSTPSVSCSAANTNGAVVVSVVRSPATLPNATAPGTPDNSYGFIRFRVRVN, encoded by the coding sequence ATGAGTTGCCCATTCAAATACTTGCCTTTCATCGGACGAATAGCTGGTAGTTCTGCCCTGCTCCTCTGGGCAATCAGTAGCTGGACCAACCCAGCCCAGGCAGAAGGCAGCCGCAACCTTTACCCCAGTGGTGCAACAGGTTTTAGAGCCAACCTGGAATGGCAGGCCAATAAGGTATATGGACCAACAGCACCGGTCAACAATTCCCTCCTGCGCCGTACTCTGCTGTACGTCTACGCCAATGCCGGAGAATACATTCTGACCGGCTCCAGTGCTGTTGGGGTGAGCAGTGGTGCAACCTTTGGCGATGTGCTGATCTACAACCCCGGTCAAATTACGGGCCGCGTTGGGAATGAAAGCGTCCCGGCCACCCCTAATTTCCGATGCTCAACCCAGCGAACCAGTACTGGAAACCCCAACCAGGGGAGAATCATCAGCCGCACTCAGGAATTAGCAGGTCCCGATACCATTACCAATCCAACCAACGCCACACCCGGCAACCAGATTGCAGGTGGCTACGTTCCCTGCTTTTACCAAGCTCCTACCAGTGGTATCTATGCCGTGATTTTCCATGGACCCAGTGGTGGCAACAGCAGTACCGATGGCAGCCCAACTGGCGATATCAATTTAACCAGCGTAAATAATTTCAACGCCCAGCAGGGAACCAGTGTTGCCGCCTGGGATGTGACGATTCGCAGCAGTCTCACCTCAACGACTGATATTAATGGACGGCTGTTTGCCGATTACCTGGCAATGTTTACGAATGGGAATGGCCGCCCCGTCGAATCTGACATATACATCATTACAAAAGATGGCTATCGCTATGCCACCGACTTGAACGGATTAGACCCCAATGGCTGGGTCATGTACGGCAATGATGTGGGTTTCTACGACAGTGATGGGCAAACTCCCCTCTATCGGGATGTAGTGGGTAGTAATGCCCAACTGAGCACACTCCAGGGCGGTACAAACCTTGCCCTGCCAACTCATATCATCTTATTCAATAACCCAATGACCAATGCTGGAGCACTGGATGTGCTGACGGCTCGTGGTATTCCTCTCATCCCCACCCCACCAACCGTAGGTGGTGCCAGCTTTACAGGGACGGTCACCGGCAACACCTCCCTTCAAAATACGGGGGGCACCTTTCAATTTACGACGAACGTCCCCGGTAGCTATGAAATTATCCTGAGTCGGGATGGCATCAATTTTGACCCAACGGATCCTCAAAACCGTCGCCTGGTTGGACTGATGACCACACCCGGCACCCAGACCGTTACCTGGGATGGACGAGATAATAGCGGTAACTTTTTCCCCGTGGGCGCCAACTATCCAGCTCGCATCACAGTCCGCAATGGAGAATATCACTTTCCCTTGTTAGATGCAGAAAACAGTATTCGGGGTGGTCCCAGCTTTACATTGCTGAATGCGACCAATCCACTAGGCAACACAACTGGCTTTTACGATGACCGTGGCTATCGGACTCTCGGAGGCACCACTGTGGGCACCGTGGGTAGTGTTCTTTGCGGCAACAACCCACCGAGTCCACCTAACAGCAACCTGCTGACCGGGTTTGATATGACTTCAACCCAACGGGCCTTTGGTACAGCTAGCGGTGGAAATACCAATGTGTCTTGTACTGGTTCTTTTGGTGACACCAAGGGTCTCGATCTCTGGACCTATATTCCCAGTTCTCCTACCTCCACCACTGTCAACATCATTCCCAATGCTCCCGACCTCACCATCTCCAAAACTCATGCCGGTAACTTTACCCAGGGTGGAACGGGAACCTACACCATCACAGTGACGAATAGCGGTGGGCTGGTGACTACCGGCACTGTCACAGTTACAGATACTCTGCCCACTGGCTTAACCCCAACCGCCGCTAGCGGAACAGGCTGGGCATGTTCAATCGGTGGTCAAACTGTAACCTGTACCCGGAGTGATGTGCTCAACGCTTTAGCCAGCTATCCACCCATCACTCTGACCGTCAGCGTTGCAACGAATGCACCTGCGAGTGTTACGAATACAGCAACCGTTGCGGGTGGCAATGACAGCAACACAGGCAACAATAGCAGCAATGATCCAACCCTCATTGATCCAGCAGGCGCAGCTCCGGAAATTTTGCTCGTCAAGCGAATTACTGCCATTAATGGACTGGATATCACAACAACAGTGGATGACCCTGGTTCTACAAGTGACAATGCCGCTAACTGGCCTGGTCCGGTAGACCCTGACACTGGCATCAGCACCTATCTCAGGGGGGTGATTAATGCGGGAGTTGTTCGGCCTGGAGACAGTCTGGAATATACGATCTACTTCCTTTCAAATGGAGGAGCAGGGGCAACCAACGTTCACCTGTGTGACCTGGTGCCCGGCAATAGCACGTTTATTCCTGCCTCTTTCAGCAGCACTCCAGAGTCAGGTATTCGTCTGGCGATCGGACCCACAATTACCGATCTCACTAATGTCCCCGATGCGGATTCAGGACAGTTTTTCAACCCTGGCAGTACACCTTCTGTTTCCTGTTCTGCCGCTAATACAAATGGAGCCGTTGTTGTCAGCGTAGTCCGCAGCCCTGCAACTCTGCCCAATGCTACTGCGCCTGGTACACCGGATAACTCCTATGGGTTTATTCGGTTTCGTGTGAGAGTCAACTAG
- a CDS encoding DUF3611 family protein, with the protein MLDKPGTSSPPPSLQDIARAFRLAGWVGFWAQLVLTVVSGIILLFAGLSRSPAGSNQPSPGTGVGVVVTLFGILVLLFNLYWAMFRYIPIGRNLEGPPSGRPKRAETIQVLRTGLIASLIGMFLSLLGAQATVGLLAAKAFSQGVGGFVNIDPSRLIQPLDILVVQASVNVILAQFFGISAALWLLNRVTR; encoded by the coding sequence ATGCTCGATAAACCCGGTACTTCTTCCCCACCGCCATCCCTCCAGGATATTGCCAGAGCCTTTCGTCTTGCCGGATGGGTAGGGTTTTGGGCACAGCTTGTATTGACCGTAGTGTCGGGTATTATCCTGCTATTTGCCGGACTCAGTCGTTCCCCCGCCGGTAGCAACCAACCCAGTCCTGGCACGGGTGTTGGTGTGGTGGTAACGCTGTTTGGCATTCTGGTCCTGTTGTTCAACCTGTACTGGGCAATGTTTCGCTACATTCCGATTGGGCGAAATCTGGAGGGTCCGCCATCGGGTCGCCCCAAACGCGCTGAGACCATCCAGGTTCTACGGACAGGGTTAATTGCCAGTCTGATTGGAATGTTTCTTTCTTTACTGGGGGCACAGGCAACCGTAGGTTTGCTGGCGGCGAAAGCATTCAGTCAGGGAGTGGGGGGCTTTGTCAACATTGACCCCTCCAGATTGATTCAACCGCTGGATATTCTGGTTGTTCAGGCCAGTGTGAATGTGATTCTGGCTCAGTTCTTTGGCATCAGTGCTGCCCTGTGGTTACTCAACCGGGTTACCCGATGA
- a CDS encoding response regulator, with translation MSDQTPYPNSAPELPPLRILIVEDDPMMQLGLEQSLEDYPQFTIVGQATDGYLGVEAALKLKPDVVVMDIGLPRMDGIEATKKIKEALPDVRIVMLTSHTTENEVIAALSSGADAYCIKGTNVDRLIAAIAAAQEGATYLDPQIARRVIDHLKPPSPAASITGQLSQRELEVLKLMVEGKSNPEIAAVLYLSPNTVKTHIRGIMNKLAVDDRVQAAVVALRSGLV, from the coding sequence ATGTCAGACCAAACCCCATATCCTAACAGCGCCCCGGAACTTCCTCCTTTACGGATTTTGATTGTAGAAGATGACCCAATGATGCAGTTGGGGCTGGAGCAATCATTGGAAGACTATCCCCAATTCACCATTGTGGGGCAGGCGACAGATGGTTATCTGGGAGTAGAAGCAGCGTTAAAGCTAAAGCCCGATGTGGTGGTTATGGATATTGGCTTGCCGCGAATGGACGGCATTGAGGCGACCAAGAAAATTAAAGAAGCGCTACCCGACGTTCGGATTGTGATGCTGACCTCCCATACAACCGAGAATGAGGTAATTGCAGCCCTCTCCAGCGGTGCAGATGCCTACTGCATCAAAGGAACCAATGTGGATCGGTTGATTGCGGCGATCGCAGCGGCTCAGGAAGGTGCCACCTACTTAGATCCTCAAATTGCTCGCCGGGTGATTGACCACCTGAAGCCCCCTTCCCCTGCTGCCAGTATCACTGGACAGCTCTCCCAACGAGAACTTGAGGTTCTGAAATTAATGGTGGAAGGCAAGAGCAACCCTGAAATTGCAGCGGTCCTCTATCTCAGCCCCAACACAGTGAAAACCCATATCCGCGGCATTATGAACAAACTGGCAGTGGATGATCGAGTGCAGGCAGCCGTTGTTGCCCTGCGGTCGGGGTTAGTTTAG
- a CDS encoding PadR family transcriptional regulator, with translation MMKFEDIYQFFQAPPPFYLNKELAVCYVLSVLSRGDSYGTELIQLLEHDYPTYRLSDTVLYSALKFLEDEQIIEGYWKKVEGRGRPRRMYQICSGATQQAQDLTRLWYDYVRKHNSLPHSNGLAPSGST, from the coding sequence ATGATGAAGTTTGAAGATATTTACCAATTCTTTCAAGCACCGCCGCCTTTTTACCTCAATAAAGAGCTGGCAGTGTGTTACGTGCTCTCAGTTTTATCGCGGGGAGACTCCTATGGAACTGAGCTGATTCAGCTTTTAGAGCATGATTATCCAACCTACCGCCTGTCGGATACGGTGCTCTACAGCGCCCTGAAGTTTCTAGAGGATGAGCAGATTATTGAAGGATACTGGAAGAAGGTCGAGGGTCGAGGACGCCCCCGCCGGATGTATCAAATTTGCTCTGGCGCAACACAACAAGCTCAAGACCTGACGCGCCTTTGGTATGACTATGTCAGGAAGCACAATAGTTTGCCTCACTCAAATGGGTTAGCTCCCAGCGGAAGTACTTGA